The sequence AATCTATTACCTGTCTCAATAAAACCGTATCTTCAAATTCATAACGCCACTTACCctaaataacttcttgattccCAAGCCACCATGGCACACAGGAGGACAACAAGTATTCCAATTAACTAAGTAAAACTTCAAATTCATCCCCCAGGCCACCCCAAGGAAATTCCCTCTaaatctttttcattctatttGCCACACCCAAAAGCAGTGGGAAAAGAGATAAGAAATAAGCGGGAAGGCTAAATAATGTACTCTTAGAGAGGGGGAGATAACCCCCCTCCGACGAGTATATTTCTTATAGCTAGCCAATCTCCTTCGCACACATTCTAAGATGGGATCCCAAATAGATTTTACTTTGAAAGGGGCTCCCTAATGTAAACCCAAATACTTCATAGGGAGAGAAGAAACACCACATCCAAGAATTCCTGTCGAATCCTCAATATGTTGTACCTCTCCTAAACTGATTTCAAGAATTTCAATGTCACCATTTCAAAACAATGAATTCCATTTTGTATTAACAGCTACACAAACAAAGCAACTAAACAGAAGCAACCCAAATAAACCAGTTTCCCAGCCTTTTTACTAAAGCAGAACAAAGTAAtgtttgaaaaaagaaaagtaaccCAAATAAACACTATAATTCGGCTTgacataaaagttttttttttttttttaatcattattagGCAGTTTCTCATAATCCAAATGCTATAGACAAAAGATTATTTCTTATTTCTCTATTCAGCACAAAATTGTGTGGATCATTTAATTGATTACCCAAAAATGTAGCACAAAGAACATTGAAGAATAAATCAAAAGtagtaaaagttaaaaaaaaaaacaaaaacaaaaacaaactgaTCCTgtagttttagtaaaaaatttgctttaaaaaaaaaaaaacctgggaTGATGAAAAATATTACCATCTATGGAATAGAACTCCATTTTCCACTATTAGAATCAATTATTTCAAGTGTTCTAttcttaacctttttttttgtgatagataacataaaatattattaataaaaaagcCAATccgagtacattggggatgtactatggGGGCACAAATCAAGAACCAAAATTACAACGATCAAGTAAAACATGAAGGGAAGagcaagaaaaatgagaaaagaccACACTCCAATCAAAgtgagtgtgcaagaaaaaatACTTAATCTCTAGTATAGAACATTCACATCCCTCGAAGCTTGTAGCATTCCTTTCACGCCAAATGCACCATATCAAACAATAAGGCACTAGTCTCCAAAAATCTATGTTGCGATGTCGCCTAAACTTACCTTGCCAAGACTCAAACAACTCAATAACCTTATGAGGCATAACCCAGTGGAAGGATAAGAGAGTAGGAGggtagaaagaaagataaaaatctctaacctcaaaacctctaCTCCTTGTTGGCTTTCAACAAACCTTATCAGGACCAAATACCTGCACAGTCGAAGAGTAGACCATATCCATAAACAGATCAAAAGATTCTTGTTTCCAATCTTGTGGTGGATGACGAAATTGAACATTCCAATGAATTCTCCTAGCAAACCAACACATAACCTCAGCCATTGAGGATTCCTTTGACCTACTAAGACAATAAGGCCCCGTTTGGTACACGAgttcaaacacatgtttttaatttttaaacaacattacacgtatttccacacactttttcgcccacacgtattttcaaaaaaattgaaaactattgtttaaaaacacgtaccaaacaggccctaaagCTCCAGAAAAGCCTCTTGGAAAGTACAATCCCCACACCACACATgcttccaaaacttcactctagtacCATCTCCCGCATCATACAAAAGgagtttagaaaaattcaaCTAGTCACTTCTAATGAATCTCCACAAGCTAATACCATAAGCACTTGTCACCTTTTTCGTACACCAACCACCCAAAATATTCTCATATTTCGCCTCAATAACCCTCCTCCATAAAGCATCTGTCTCCATGCCATACCTCCACAGCCATTTTCCTAACAAGGCAGAATTAAAGCTCGTCAATTGTCTTATACCTAGGCCCCCAACCTGCAAAGGCTTACAAACCTTAGCCCATTTAACCAGGTGTAATTTAGATTCACCACCAATTCCACTCCACAGAAAATTTCTCTGTAATTTCTCCATACAATTTGCCACCTTTCCAGGTAAAGGCAGAAGGGAAAGATAGTATGTAGGTAAAGACGAAAGTGTGCTTTTAATAAGAGTTACCTTATCCCTCCCAGATAAATACAGCCTCTTCCAACCTGCTAATCTCCACTCCATCTTCTCTAGCATAGGATTCTAGATTGACAAATCCTTAAACTTAGCATCTAACGGAAGGCCCAAATATTTCAAAGGAAGAGAAGATTGCCTACAACCCAACAGCCCCACCAAAGCCTCCAAATTGTGAACCACACCAACAAGAACCAACTCAAATTTTCCCAAGTTAATACTTAACCTTGATACCTCCTCAAATCTAGCAAGAATCGCCCTCAACTTAGCTATCTGAGTAGGGTCAACATCGCAAAAAATAATAGTGTTGTCCGCAAATAAAAGATGAGACGCCATCATCGATGTACCAGCCATATTACCAATAGAGAAGCTAGAGAACTGCCCAACGGTAGCAGCCACATCCAACATACGATTCAATGTTTCCATGACAATATCAAAAGGCAACGGAGATAAAGGATCTCCTTACCGAATTCCCCTAGAACTTCCAAAGAAATCAGAAGGGCTACTATCGAGCAAAATGGAAAATTTGACAGTTGAAATGCAACACATTTCTCCATTTCTCTGAAAACCCACTACACTAAAGCATATACATTAACAAAACCCCAGCTCACATGGTCATACACCTTCTCTACATCCAACTTACACAACACCCCTAGAATTCTTATCTTCAATCTATTATCAATACATTTTGAAGCAATTAAAACGGAGTCCAAGATTTGTCTATCTTTcacaaaaaaacattttgtgAATCAGAGATAAGCCCATTCACCACCCTTCGAAACCGATTAGCCAACACCTTAGAAATAATTTGGTAGATCCCACCAACTAATCttagcattttatttatatttatagagGAATAGTCGGGATTAAAACACTTGAAGATACATTTTTATGATCATAGTGTGTACTATTCCCTCAAAAAACAGAGGAATTAAAGAGTCTTcctcaaatttaaattaaagttgattttcaagtttcaaccccaaattaaaaaatgtgcAATGTCGTGctggaaatttttaaaaagattctGTTTCATCTTTATTCCACATCATGTAACATTTTAAGGTGCCACATCAACACTTCAAAAAACAATTGGGGGTAAACAAATCACCTCTCTTAGATCCCACAGAAGTGGAATCTTTGTTCACTAGTACAACTTTAACACTATGTTTACAGTGTATAGATGGAATAATCTAATTGGtaccttttaaaattttatgggaTGAAACCAGTCAACTAGAACTTCTTCTTCTCAGTAAATTACATTTCCTACCTCGGGGAAAATGTCAAAAacttccatttaatttctgaaGCAACACTCAGCCCCCTTGaggttattactttttttttttttttccttatcacATATCAATCTGATTAGAGAACACAATCTAAGGCTATTtcagtttaaatttttttaaaaaaagtatgtatTTTAACTCAATTTGTAAACACACATAATGGTTAGAATGGTATCCGTTAATATATGGGTCAGAATCAAATTACACTCGGCGTAACTATTATCAATGTTACAtcatttaataactttttattaaattaacaTTTTGAAGATCTCAAAGTTGGATTACACACCTTCTCTTTGTTCATAAAACGCGggccaaatttcaaattaaccAGATATCATTTATACTATCCAATTGTAAACTCATAgtttgtttataatttaaatagcaaaaaacttgaaattttgcaagcatcgAGATTAAAGGAGACAACGAAATCCAATGGAAGGTTTGTCACATCCAATAGAACATTAGTGAGCAGTGTAATGTTTGataaaggacaaaatttggctacaaacttagttaTAGCTAGTGCctacaactccactcaataactttttattgaatgtgaattttgacaaatctaccatagAATTACATTTTCATATcatatccttcatgcttgcaaaatttacaaaagatcaaagattaatagctatttcattaatcaaatgtttaaatttcaagtttttgaagtctaaaattatgcattaaaaacaAGTTTATGAATCATTAGGTAAATAACATTCGATTGGctcaaaatttgacatataacACAAAGAACATGCAAGAGATAATTAGTGGGAGTTTGTATAGCCAAACTTTGTGCTTTGATAAAAGTTACAAAACACAGACACCAAAGGAAAACATTGAATACTATTACTATCAATGCATTTACTAGTAATTCGAAATCAAattcaacacacacacacacacacataaacaccaagaaaagaaaagaaaagaaaaagaaagtaggtACCAACCTGGGAAATAAGAGCATTAGGGTGTACAATGGCAGAAGGGTGAATGAAGGTAGAGCTTGTTTgctgtgaagaagaagaagaagaaggttggGCAGAGAGCGTGGAGGATAAGCGCCGAAGTGAGAGTGAGGTTAGAGAATTAGTGCAGAAGAAGAAGGGCTTGCGAAGTTTCATGAGCGAGCACATGGCTTAGCGACTAGCGATAGTTGTGTCCCACTCTCCCACCTTCGGACTCGGAGAAACTAAAGAAACAGAAACTTCCCGCTGAGATGAGAAATATGTAGTGTCagcgtgtgtgtgtgtctgtctgtctgtctgGTACAGTTTTTCGCTCGATCTGGAGTCTAGACCCTTCTTTTTCGTCTGGAGAATCTGCTTGCTTTACtgtggagtttttttttttgtagtttctCTTTGTTGGGCGCATTATAGTCTTCCCCGTCCATAAATAAATGAACAGGAAAAATTACCCTTTCCCGATTCTCACTTTGCCTCGCGAAAAAagtatcaaaattcaaaactcacCATCAACCCCCAAATCAAgtcaaaattttggtttatCATCTGTTTTGTGGTTAAATTTAACATGATTTAGCATTAAAAGATTAATTTACCCATCTActgtttgttttgaaaaatgggTAAATTGATCTTTCACtacataattttgttatatttaacaTCAAAACAGATACTATAAGGACATTAAAACAAAGTTgtaactttttctcaaaaaaaaaaaaaaacaaagttgtaACTTTGCAATGttaatcatatatttttgtAGTTTAGGGGGTAAAGTAaattctagttagctcaactgataaagtaaCTTGTGGAAGAACATTTCTTAGTGTTTGGCGAGAGAAACATCTTTTAGGACAAACATCTTATTCTTAAGTTTCAAAGaacattttttggtgtttggcaAAAGAAACAtagttttttgttattatttattttttgatagttgAGAAATGAAGGATTTGAATCctgaaaataataattgaaaaaactaGGAGAAGCCGATTGAGCTACAAGATTTTGACTAAAGTTATAAATAAACTAAGTCATTCATAAATAACTCGGACTTGGTTCGATAAAAAACTCgtgtatgtttttttgtttataaacaagccAAACTTAAaccttagttttaggcttgttagcttgtttaataaataagtCAAATCCAAGCAAAATAAATTGCTCATGAACGTGTTTGTGAATAATAGGGTTTGTTAAAAAAACAAGATAAGGCTAGATTCATTTAGAGGCTTGGTAAAAGCATCTACATTGGTGGAGgcaaatttttagctttttagtaCCTAAAAAAgccactttatttattttaacttacaATTTCACAATTCACTCCACATCAATAGTTCTATTTTAGCAACCActtcttttaaataatatttctttattctttttttttattcttcatcattttctctctttctctctatccctctctttctctggTCACAACCAACCACCACCCACTGCCACCACCAACAACCCACCCACATCAacaaaccaccaccacaactctaattaaaaaaaaaaaaaaaaacccaccaccaccaccacaaatccACCTTAACAACCACCCACATCAACAATGGCCAtcaacaaacccaccacaatccaatcaaaacccacacAACCGGCCACAACCCTATCAAAACCCACACCACCAATACCCATTGTCCAAGCTAGCCTCACCCTCAAAGACTAGTTTCAAAAGAGAGTGTTGAGACTTTGAgtcagaggaaaagaaaagagaagacaaagaatgaagagagagaaacggagaaaatagagaatgaaGAGAGTGCTGAATAAagtatagtttttatttttattttgtattgatACTAGTTTACTGTAGCTctaaagctaaaaattttaccATTGCCTCCACCATTGCAGCATGCTTTTTAGTATtgatggtgctaaaaatagcaatatggctttttagcaccaccgATACTAATGCTTTAAAAAGCTTGAAATGGACTCTACAgataaacacatattttattcaaCCTTTAATTAATTCAAAGTTGAGACCACTTGTCCAAAATAAATAGGCTCGATAATAAGCTTGATATGGACTTGATAATATACTTACATTGGATCTTTAGCTCAAGAGCTTGATATTAACCTTAGGTTTGAGCTCAAGTTCAAGCTTTTGAACTTTTTGACAAGCTCAAACATTCTTTGTAGGGTTGGTCCGATCTTAAATTGAGCTTaaacattttacttttgttaTTGAGCCGAGCTCAAACATTCACTACTTGACAAAACTCAGCTCATTCACAGCCCTAATTTATTCTTGGCAGAGTTGAGAGGTCCTAAGAATTGGACATTTGAGAGAGTAAAATACATATCCTCACTAACCAAAAATTGAATGTGCACAAGGGAATTTGATGAACTCTCAATCTCTAACAAAAAAGGACATCATTTACATTTGGTCGTATTCTTAGAACTATACAGCCAACATCTCTACCGTATTCTGTTCAAttaaccaaaaggaaaaaaggcaAAGGCAATTGAAGTACTCCTATCACGCGGACTGTTTACAAATGGTCCTTCCACAAGGCCTCCCTGCTCCCTTCACACTCTCTAGCTTGTGCTGCTGCCCTTCACCCTGCAGAAGAACATCATATCTAATCATTGTAATGCCTCAGCATTCAGCTTCTCTGGTCACTTTTCTTCCCTGTTGTTTCCAAGAGATTGAAGTGTGATAGGTCTGATTACATTACAATGTCACCCTCCAGCATGCGAAGCACCTATAAGGGAACAGtacaaacagaaaataagggaaccatGAATGAATAACTGTCAGTTCTGATAGGCTCTATATACGACACCGACAACTATCAAAAGTTGACAGTTCAGATGATATTGTCCTAAAATGATAAATGGCCATTACATTATTCTAAGTATTAGAAATTGCAAGAATTTTCAGAAGAAAAATCCTTGGAGGATGTTCTCTCAAGCAATTAGTCAAGGGCTACAGTAATTGGtacatatttctataaaagCATACTTGCAACTATTACCTTGTTCAAGAAATCATAGAAATTTTAATGCCAAGGCAGATTGCCTAGCAAATAATTATCAGTTCCACTGGCTCTCAGAAGTTTTCTTCTATCTAAGTAATCCTTTTTGTCAATTATTGAATTGGTACTACTTAGAAGGCAAATAAAATGTAtgcttctcctctctctctctctctctctctctttattgaATTGGTACTACTTAGGAGTCCCAGGCTCATTTAATGTTTCCCAATGATTCTAATATGACAGGCACAAGTAACTCTTGTctgtatatttataaaatacaaaatatgaaTTCCGAGTCTCCAACCTGAGACATGCGAGGTCTTGAATGAGGGTCGCGCCGGATGCACAATGAGGCACACTGCAGCATGCGACAAACCTCATGCTCTGAGTAGCAGCTCCTTAAGGATGGGTCAATCAGTTCTTGAATAACTTGTTTTTCTAACAAAGGCCGTGCCTGCTCCAAATTTGAAACATAAGCAATGAACAAGGAAAAAACTTGAAAGTAAATTGATTCTTGTTCGGTAAAACACATACAATTACCCAGAAGGAACAGGATAAACAGGAAGATAAATACTTTGCATCATAACTGTAAGATACTAAGTATctttatcaattatttaaattaatgatGTATTTTACAACAATATAGAAGGTAAATTAACTCATACCCATTCAGTGAGACACTGCTGGCCTTTGGGCCGGTTTATGTCCATAGCTTTCCTCCCTGTAACGAGCTCCACCAGTACTACCCCAAAGGAATACACATCAGCTTTTTCCGTGATTAGGCCACTTTGAGCATATTCTGGAGCCAAGTACCTACAGAAAGCCATAATTTCTTTCGTCATTGTTTGCAAACAGTATATAaccaagaagaaaataaatgttGTCTGGTTTTACCCAAATGTTCCAATTACTCTTGTGTCCACCCCCATGTCTCCATCTGGCTGCCACCTTGCCAGTCCAAAATCTCCCACCTACAGTCCAGATATAGCATTCAGTTTTCACATGTCCTATTGATAAACAAGCAATTAAAAGCACTTGATGATGCAGCCTATAATTTGACACAGAAGAAACAACATTAACACCCAGAAGCCCATCATGAACAGTGTATGGCTGGCTGGTATGAGTATTTTCAGGCCTTCTGTgtaataaaaagattttaagAGCATGACGTACTAATGGTTCAAAATCATGCGTGAGAAGGATGTTGTTAGGCCGCATATCTCGGTGGACAATACAACCAACTCTACATTCTTCATGAAGGTATCTCAACCCACGAGCTGCTCCAATGGCAATTTTTTGCCGTGCAGACCATTCTAGCGGATCTTGATTTCGTCCTGCAAAATCAGGTTTGTTAGTTGGTGAAAGTGATGACATTAATAGTTagttaaagaaaaaatcaagtttcaaatcCAAGTGTTTTCAGGATGTCATACACACTTCTAACAAAAGGGTACCCATTTACAAAAGATAGTTATTTGATAGGCAAAGCAATTTGATCTTCTCAGCTCATCTGGTTAAAGTGTTAAACTAAAAGCATGATATAAACTTTGTAACATAAAATCTTAAGTAAACAGGAAATTCTCCCACACAAGAGAGATTATGGCTGTTCACATCCACAATACCATTACCATCATTGAATATTGGtaagttaaaaacaaataagGATAGGGAAATTTTACCATAAAGATGAGAATCCAAAGACCCATTGCAAATGTATTCATAAACCAGCAATCTTCTTCCGTCCTCCACACAGAACCCAATTAGCATCACAACATTACGATGCTGTGCACAACTTAAGACCTCAACTTCAGAGCAAAATTCAAGATCACCTTGAGAACTAGCCAATTTGTGTTGCTTGACAGCAATAACCTGGCCATCCGGTAAGACACCTCGGTGTACAGAACCAAATCCACCTTCAGCCAAGAAATTAGCCTGTGAAAATCCACCTGTAGCAAACTCCAGTTCAGCAAAAGTGAACCACCGGGGAGGATTTCCAAATGTAGGTCCCTTGTGCTGACATATGGAACACAATGGAGGAGGGCCAAGAGGTAAATTTCTCGATAATGAAATTGCTTCTCTTACACTTTTGCTTAAGTCCAGATCAAGTCTATAATTTAACAATCCAATATGAGGATCTTGATCTAATTTAGACAATTTCTCCAGCAAGACTTCATATGCGGAAGTTAGAGCCTTCCTATCATGTCTTTGTGAACCTTCCAGCATAGGTTTTGAATATTCACTACTAGAACTGAGAATGTTTGACATCCATGGCTGGAAATATGAACTTGTGGAACAAGAACTCAGCCTTTCACTGTCTGTGTCAGAATCACATTCGTCCagattttcattttcctttgtgGTAAATTGAAGGTCTTTCTTTAGGATCCCAGAAATTCCAGACAGTAAAAACGGCGAAGTTCCTGGATCTGAGCTAGATATAGATGAGGTTCCAACATCAGTTATAGTCAATGGTGACTCATGGTCTGGACTACTTACAGGAGTCACAGCTGGCCCTCTAATCATATTCCATTTTTCAAACTTGCTTTTATGTTGTCCAGGAGATGTTTCTATTTCAAATGTTGCACAACCCACTTCAGATTCTGTATTTGGTGAATTTACCAAATTTAAACGAAGAACCTTTGCTTGAGATTTCTTCATAACAACAAGATTGCATTGCAGCTCTTCCATGCAGaatttcttttcagttttcaattgtCTGTAcaaaattgggggggggggggggaaatgaACAAACAGATGAAGGAAACCATATAATgcgaaataattttaaaaagacaTAAGACGTTGATTCAACATCTTTGAATCGAATAAacatcttttgtgagatcaacaGCCTATGTCCATATGCAATGCCCCAAGTTTTAAATGGATTTCTCAAGATGAGAAACAGTACAATATGTCATGTGAGAAAACAAGGtgtacattatttttattacttatccaATATAACCCAGTTTGATCCAGCTTTCTTGGCTTCAGCAGCTACCACTCCACAACGTGAGCCACAGACAATCTTTATCCTGACCTTTATCTATGAAGAAAAATCAGGTGTCAAACTCTTTAAATTAGACATGAAGTACATCAGAATTAATTGTTGACAAGAACAATGATCTGGACCACCAACTTTTTCTGGGTCGTAAACATCATGGAGTTGAAGCACCATTTGAGAGCAAGAATCTGCAATATCATCCCTCTTGTCAGAACTCGTTCCTGAGAGAGACCACCAGTGACCAGTGGTGCAATCACTGGTGAATCTTGAAAAGCCCCATATCCTTTTACCTAAAATATACAGCTTTCTCATCAATCATCAAATTTACTTCCCAAAGTCAATATAACCAGGAAGAAGAAACACGATCCAGACTAGAATTAAATATTGCAGTATATATAGACGATATGCACAACTTATCTTAATTATGGATCGTTTGATTTTGCTGATGCTGTGTTGTTGGCCTAAACTCAACAACACTTCAAATATGTGCTGTATCATAGATGATATGGCATGGTAATAATCATGAGATACACAATTTGTGAGTTTAAGGAAGAGAGGAT is a genomic window of Quercus lobata isolate SW786 chromosome 2, ValleyOak3.0 Primary Assembly, whole genome shotgun sequence containing:
- the LOC115976135 gene encoding inactive protein kinase SELMODRAFT_444075-like isoform X2, with product MKQKGVKEKGSSDVSGKVVVVAVKASKEIPKTALVWALTHVVQPGDCIRLLVVIPAHSSNSCSQMVLQLHDVYDPEKIKVRIKIVCGSRCGVVAAEAKKAGSNWVILDKQLKTEKKFCMEELQCNLVVMKKSQAKVLRLNLVNSPNTESEVGCATFEIETSPGQHKSKFEKWNMIRGPAVTPVSSPDHESPLTITDVGTSSISSSDPGTSPFLLSGISGILKKDLQFTTKENENLDECDSDTDSERLSSCSTSSYFQPWMSNILSSSSEYSKPMLEGSQRHDRKALTSAYEVLLEKLSKLDQDPHIGLLNYRLDLDLSKSVREAISLSRNLPLGPPPLCSICQHKGPTFGNPPRWFTFAELEFATGGFSQANFLAEGGFGSVHRGVLPDGQVIAVKQHKLASSQGDLEFCSEVEVLSCAQHRNVVMLIGFCVEDGRRLLVYEYICNGSLDSHLYGRNQDPLEWSARQKIAIGAARGLRYLHEECRVGCIVHRDMRPNNILLTHDFEPLVGDFGLARWQPDGDMGVDTRVIGTFGYLAPEYAQSGLITEKADVYSFGVVLVELVTGRKAMDINRPKGQQCLTEWARPLLEKQVIQELIDPSLRSCYSEHEVCRMLQCASLCIRRDPHSRPRMSQVLRMLEGDIVM
- the LOC115976135 gene encoding inactive protein kinase SELMODRAFT_444075-like isoform X1; its protein translation is MKQKGVKEKGSSDVSGKVVVVAVKASKEIPKTALVWALTHVVQPGDCIRLLVVIPAHSSSKRIWGFSRFTSDCTTGHWWSLSGTSSDKRDDIADSCSQMVLQLHDVYDPEKIKVRIKIVCGSRCGVVAAEAKKAGSNWVILDKQLKTEKKFCMEELQCNLVVMKKSQAKVLRLNLVNSPNTESEVGCATFEIETSPGQHKSKFEKWNMIRGPAVTPVSSPDHESPLTITDVGTSSISSSDPGTSPFLLSGISGILKKDLQFTTKENENLDECDSDTDSERLSSCSTSSYFQPWMSNILSSSSEYSKPMLEGSQRHDRKALTSAYEVLLEKLSKLDQDPHIGLLNYRLDLDLSKSVREAISLSRNLPLGPPPLCSICQHKGPTFGNPPRWFTFAELEFATGGFSQANFLAEGGFGSVHRGVLPDGQVIAVKQHKLASSQGDLEFCSEVEVLSCAQHRNVVMLIGFCVEDGRRLLVYEYICNGSLDSHLYGRNQDPLEWSARQKIAIGAARGLRYLHEECRVGCIVHRDMRPNNILLTHDFEPLVGDFGLARWQPDGDMGVDTRVIGTFGYLAPEYAQSGLITEKADVYSFGVVLVELVTGRKAMDINRPKGQQCLTEWARPLLEKQVIQELIDPSLRSCYSEHEVCRMLQCASLCIRRDPHSRPRMSQVLRMLEGDIVM